The DNA region CCAATGCGGTAATGTTTGTTTATAAAGCGATGCAACAATAAAAACAAAAATAATCGGCAACGATAAATACAATATAAAACCTTGCGGTGTAGATTGCTTCTTGAACAAATGCTTGATATTCAAAACTATAATAAACAAAAGCGACACAAAAATAAACGGATTTGTGTATAATGCGTTTCCACCGACAAATTGAATGAAATACTGCCAATTTATTTCAGGACTACCAATAGCTACACGACTTTCGTGAAAAACAAAGCTTACAAAGTTGTTATTGATATTCCAAATAAGCGTTGGTAACAGCGACAACAAAATAATAAACTGTCCTATGTAAAAAGTTTTAGTTTTTAACCATTTGCGGCGGTATATTACGATGAAAGCTAAACTGCCTATCCATAAAAATGCGGCGGTATATTTCGACATCAAAGCCAAAGCCGTGAAAAAACAAGCCCACAAAAAGTTGTGTCGTACCCTGATTTTGTTGTCTTTGTGTATGAAAAACGCATTGACAAAGAAATAAAAAGCCAGTAACCAAAACGTCGTCAGCGGAGCATCGGGTAAAATGAAAATACCTGTAATTATAAATCCGTACAAATTGAACGTGTAAAGCAAAGCCGCAATAAAAGCGGACTTACTATCCCACAGTTTTAGAGCAATAAAGTAAATAAGCCAAGTGTTAAAAGTGCCTAAGACGACAGCCGCCAATCGTATAAACAACTCCGATGAAAACAATAAATTAAGAGTAAAAAGCTGAATAATCCAACCAACCATACCCGGATGGTCGAAATGGCTTAAGCTCGGAAACTTGGCATAAACATAATAATATGCCTCATCGTTGCCAAGCGGAAATGCACAAGCCAGCACAAGGCGTACTGCAAAAGAAATTATCAGAAGCCAACCCAAAGGCGTAATAACTCTTAATTTGCGCATTTATTATTATCTTAAATTTTATACTTTACGTTTGCGTCTGTTTACTCTTCGTGTTACCGTATAAGCGACTGCAAATATCGCAGCAGCAACAATTATTAACCTAACTATAAATGTTTTGGCATTATTGACGACCGCCTTCGGCATTGGCGGAATATCGCCATCGGATGAACGCATAATCGGATTGAAAAACAATTGTATTCCGTCGAAAAACTGTTCGGTTTTCAGATAAGCTACAAGTCTTACGTAAGTGTCGCTTGGTTTTACGACATAGTAAGCACTTTTGCCGCCTTCTACACGTTTGAGCAACCTACCGTTTTGTCCAAAAAAATCGTATCTGGAAACATTTTTTGTCATCTCAACACAAAACGTATCATTTACAAGAGTAATCTTTGAAGGCATGCTCATACTGTCAAGTCTGGCTTTTCTAATTTCCCACGATTCCACATCGTGATTTTTGACCCAAACTCCTATGTTATTCCCTTCGGACAAGGATTTAAACACATCTTCTCTTTTATTACTTTCGGTATTTACAAGATTAAACCTTGAAGCCACCCCGTAGCAATTATAAACATCGTGCATGTCGTCGTTTGCCAACAACAAAGCCGGTCTGCCTGCCGACAAAGCACTATCCCAGTGCGATATTGAATTTTCGTAACCGTTAAGCACTTCAATAAAATCGTAACTTGTCAGATAAGAAAAATCTTTTGGT from Lentimicrobiaceae bacterium includes:
- a CDS encoding glycosyltransferase family 39 protein — translated: MRKLRVITPLGWLLIISFAVRLVLACAFPLGNDEAYYYVYAKFPSLSHFDHPGMVGWIIQLFTLNLLFSSELFIRLAAVVLGTFNTWLIYFIALKLWDSKSAFIAALLYTFNLYGFIITGIFILPDAPLTTFWLLAFYFFVNAFFIHKDNKIRVRHNFLWACFFTALALMSKYTAAFLWIGSLAFIVIYRRKWLKTKTFYIGQFIILLSLLPTLIWNINNNFVSFVFHESRVAIGSPEINWQYFIQFVGGNALYTNPFIFVSLLFIIVLNIKHLFKKQSTPQGFILYLSLPIIFVFIVASLYKQTLPHWNGVGYLMLSLLLAEYISKRKRAKLYIGIIASYFIAFILVAPLQIKTGFIPIEKISKNKNLIIDDFSLELYGWDFLNDEFIKLAKHYEDEGLMQKDAPILASRWFPAANYEYYIERKSPQHVVYAYGDTIDIHEYAWINSKKPILNKGSDAYYLTSSIDYRPLGTMTGIAFEQYSIPDTIRIYRCNKNVYDFYVFRLNRMLYSVYR